From Syntrophorhabdaceae bacterium:
CCGCTTCTTCTTTTGTCTGCCCTTTACCGGCTCTGTCTTGTTCTCAGAGAATACGCGTACAGAAAGGGTATCCTGAAAACTGAAAAGGCCGGAATACCCGTCATCAGTGTCGGGAACATAACGCTCGGCGGGACAGGAAAAACACCTGTCGTGGACAGTATTGCGCGGAGGCTGAAAGAAAAGGGTTTTAACCCCGGGATTATAACAAGGGGCTACATGAGGAAGAGGCAGGGCATCTTTCATGTTGATGTCCAAAGCGACACGGCGGGAGACGTTGGAGACGAAGCGATGATGCTTGCGAAAAGATCACAGATCCCGGTCATGGTTGGAGCAAACAGGATTCAGGCTATCGATAAAGGGATAGAAATGTTTAATATCGATACGGCAATACTCGACGACGGCTTTCAGTTGAAAAATATCAGGAAGGACATGGACATACTTGTCCTGAACGGGAAAAAGGGATTAACCAACCACGAGCTCTTTCCGCTGGGACCTTATCGTGAATCAACAGGGCGCATCAGCGAAGCCGATATTATCCTTGTAAATAAAGGCGAGCTCGACGATGACACAAGGCATTACGCCGGCCGCATACCTGCCTTTCATGTAACATATAAACCTGTTTATCTCTTAAATATGAAAGACAATCTCATGACCCATTATAATTTTCTGATGGGAAAGCGTATTCTCGCCTTTTCCGGGCTCGGCGATAACCGGTCCTTCTTCAATCTCCTCAATGATCTGGGCGCAGAGGTCGTTCATACAATATCCTACCCTGATCACCATGTTTACACGGAAAAGGATATAGAAAAATGCGCATCCTTTCAGGATGTCCAGCATATAGTAACAACTGAAAAGGATGCGGTGAAGATAGTCCCTATGAAAATTCCGGAGAATCTTTTCTACCTCTCCATAGACGCGGTCATTGAAGGCGAAGAGGTACTGCTGGAGTTGATTACGGACAGGATACATTCACGACAGCTTGGCAACTAAAAAAGAGGTGCATATGTCAGACAGGGTCTATATCTTTGACACGACATTAAGGGATGGGGAGCAGTCGCCGGGAAATACAATGAACACCCAGGAGAAGCTCAGGGTGGCCAAACAGCTCGAGATCCTCGGGGTTGATATCATAGAGGCGGGGTTTCCCATAGCCTCTGAAGGCGATTTCGACGCCGTACGGCAGATCGCGGGCTCCATAAAGAACAGCGAGGTTGCCGGCCTTGCCAGGGCGAATAACGAAGACATCGACCGGGCGTGGGGCGCCATAAAAGACGCCGCGAAACCCCGCATCCATACGTTCATCTCAACCTCTGACATCCATCTTAAATACCAGTTAAAGAAAAACAGGGACGAGGTCTTGAAGATCGCTGTCAACTCTGTCAAGAGGGCGAAAAAGTATACTCCTAACGTCGAGTTCTCGGCGATGGACGCGACACGGAGCGACAGGGATTATCTCTGCCGCATGTTCGCCGAGGTTATCAATGCGGGGGCCGTCACGATCAATGTCCCTGACACGGTCGGGTACGCGGTGCCGGAAGAGTTTGGCGCATTGATCCGGTATATCGTGGAAAATGTCCCCAACATCTCTCAGGCGAGGATCAGCGTACACTGTCACAACGACCTTGGACTCGCGGTAGCAAACTCACTCGCGGCGATCATGAACGGCGCCCGGCAGGTAGAATGCACGGTCAACGGCATCGGCGAGCGGGCGGGCAACGCGTCGCTGGAAGAGATCGCCATGACGCTTCGTACGAGAAAAGACATCTTTC
This genomic window contains:
- the lpxK gene encoding tetraacyldisaccharide 4'-kinase, whose protein sequence is MVRVWRGEAQTLRFVFYIPLLLLSALYRLCLVLREYAYRKGILKTEKAGIPVISVGNITLGGTGKTPVVDSIARRLKEKGFNPGIITRGYMRKRQGIFHVDVQSDTAGDVGDEAMMLAKRSQIPVMVGANRIQAIDKGIEMFNIDTAILDDGFQLKNIRKDMDILVLNGKKGLTNHELFPLGPYRESTGRISEADIILVNKGELDDDTRHYAGRIPAFHVTYKPVYLLNMKDNLMTHYNFLMGKRILAFSGLGDNRSFFNLLNDLGAEVVHTISYPDHHVYTEKDIEKCASFQDVQHIVTTEKDAVKIVPMKIPENLFYLSIDAVIEGEEVLLELITDRIHSRQLGN
- a CDS encoding 2-isopropylmalate synthase; translation: MSDRVYIFDTTLRDGEQSPGNTMNTQEKLRVAKQLEILGVDIIEAGFPIASEGDFDAVRQIAGSIKNSEVAGLARANNEDIDRAWGAIKDAAKPRIHTFISTSDIHLKYQLKKNRDEVLKIAVNSVKRAKKYTPNVEFSAMDATRSDRDYLCRMFAEVINAGAVTINVPDTVGYAVPEEFGALIRYIVENVPNISQARISVHCHNDLGLAVANSLAAIMNGARQVECTVNGIGERAGNASLEEIAMTLRTRKDIFPADTRINTEKIYPSSRLITSITGVPVQPNKAIVGANAFAHESGIHQDGLLKAKLTYEIMTPESVGIAKSSLILGKHSGRHAFRERIEALGYDLSDNELNLAFKRFKTLSDMKKNVYDEDIEMIIMDEIYKIPERYKLVYLNVSCGNVTIPTATVKLEVDENVLQDVGVGDGPVDAAYKIIKRLVKTTSRLVKFSVNSITRDMDAQGEVFVKVEEKGLTAIGKGADTDIIVASARAYINALNRLEYMKTKMVEVK